Within Acaryochloris sp. CCMEE 5410, the genomic segment TGGAAAAGATTGAAGGTACTAGGATTGATTTCTTGTAGAAATCATTGCCATACTCCAAGGTTATGCTTCTGGGGCAGGCAGATTGGGTGATGATTGCATGAATGAAAGAGGAGGAAGATTTTTATTATTTTGTTCTTCAATCCTGAAATAAAAATGAGTTAATTACACCACTAAAGTCAACTGTGAAAACCCTATGAGTAAGCCATTTGTCCTCTGTATTGATGATGAGGATACGGTACTTGAGTCTTTAAAGATCGAGTTGCGCAAATCCATCGGTCAAGAATGCATCATCGAAACCGCTCAGGGAGGGGAAGAAGCACTAGAAATTCTAGAAGAACTCCTGGAAGATAATTTTGAGCTGGCAGTAGCCATCTCGGATTACATCATGCCGGGAAGAAAAGGAGATGAAGTCCTCAAGGAAATTCATGAGAAGTCACCCCAAACAATCACGGTAATGTTGACAGCTCAAGAATCGACTCTCCAGCCAATTGTTGGCTATCTAGGGGATCATCGCACCTTGCTAGTCATTGATGATCATAGGGAGAACCGGGCTGTATTTCAAAGCTTGTTGGCCCAGCTAGATTTCAAGATTGTGGAAGCAACTAATGGCGAGGATGGCCTTAGACAACTCCAGGCGTGTCAGCCCGATGCGGTAATCCTAGACTTAGACAGGCCCGTGATGGATGGCTTTGAATTTTTACAGCACCTCCGCAACGATCCAACCTGGAAAGCCTATCGATCAACACCCGTGATTGTTTCCTCTGCTTCTGTGGGGCAATCCGATCAGCAAATGGCATTAGACAAAGGGGGGGATGCTTTCCTGGCTAAACCCGTTGATGCCCAGGCCTTATTCCAGGTACTTGCCGAGCAGATGAAGTTGGATTGGGTATTTGAGGATCAACTTGGAGAATCTGCAGAGCTAGTACCTATTGCGGGTGAAGTGGTTTTACCTTCACGGCAAATACTGAAAACCTTACTCACTTTTGCCCAGCTCGATAATATCAATGACTTGAGGGAACACCTGGATCGTTTGATTGAAAAGGATGATCGGTATTTCACCTTCGCTGACCCGATACTGCAGCTAGCAAAACAATATCGAACGGAAGAAATAGAAACCCTACTCCAAGAGTACTTAGCCCTGGAACAAACAAATGGAGAATAGTACCGAAATCCTGGTGGTGGATGATACCCCTGCTAATTTAGAGGTTATTTCAGATACTTTATCTTCAGCTGGCTATCATGTTGCAGCAGTGATTAATGGAGAGCGAGCCCTCAAGCGACTGCAAACCCACCCTCCTGCCCTCATTCTCTTGGATATTCAAATGCCGGTCATGGATGGCTTTGAAACCTGTCGTCAAATCAAAGCGAATCCGACAACCATCGACATCCCCATCCTCTTTATTACAGCTCGTACTGATACTAAAAGTATCCTCCAAGGGTTTGAGGTGGGAGCGGTTGATTACATCAGTAAGCCTTTCCAAGAAGCTGAACTCTTAGCTCGGGTGAACACGCACTTGCAGCTTCGCCATGTTAATCAGCTTTATGATTTTGAGCGCCAGAAAGTAGACCAACTACACCAGCTCAATCAGCAGGTCCAGGCTATCAATATCCATCTAGAAGAGCAAATTAAAGAGCGTACACTTGAGCTGCACCATTCGACTGCGATTGCCAAGCAGCAGGCAGCTTTAACCGATACTCTATCCAAGCTGCAAAAAACTCAGGATCTAGACACCTTTTTCCAGACTACGACTCAAGAAGCTCAGCGGTTACTGGATGTAAAGCCAGTGGCATTCTATCAGTTTGATGAAAACTGGGGTGGCTCATTTATCGATGAGTTTAGGGCAGTCAAGCCGGAGTGGGTAAAAATCGTATATTCTTCTCGCCAGGCTTGCAAGGATGCTTATCTTGCAAAATTGTTAGCTCACTCTCAAAAACAAGCTGCATCGCTAAAGCAAGCCAAAAATGAGGCTGAACAGGCCAAACGAGCAAAAAGAGTTTTTCTCGCCAACATGAGTCATGAGCTTCGGACCCCCCTTAACTGTGTGATTGGTTTTAGTCAATTATTGCTCAGGGATCATCATCTAACTCATGAACAAAAAAATCGGCTCACCAGGATTAGCCGCAGCGGTGAGCATTTACTTTCTTTAATTGACGAAGTGCTCACCATGGCCAAAATTGAAGCAGGGGATGATGAGGTTGTTCCTAAAGATGTCAATCTCAAGAGCTTATGTGCAGGTTTACACAATCGTTTCTTGCAACAAGCGGAATCCAAGGGTCTACAACTCCACATTCATTATGAAGCCGATGTTCCTGAGTACATCAAAACCGATGCGAAAAAGCTCAAGCAAGTACTCACTCATCTGCTAGACAATGCGCTTAATTTTACGAAACATGGCAGGGTGGAACTCTTCATCCAGAAGCAAGATTTGATTCCAGTCTCCCAATCGAATGACTTGCACTTTACTGTCAAGGACACGGGTTCTGGTATTCCTAAAGATCTGATGAGAAAGATCTTTAAGCCCTTTGAACAAAATTCCCTCACCCGAGATATTCATGGCGGTACTGGAGTAGGTTTGTCTATTTGCAAAAAATTTGTCCAACTTCTGGGGGGAGAGATTACCCTTAAAAGTCAGGAGGGTCAGGGGACAAGTGTTCATTTTTCTATTCAGACTGAGCCTGGAAAACCAGCTTCTGAGCTAAATACCCAACAGCAGCAGGTGATCGGTATCTCCCCAGATCAGCTTTCTTTTCGAATCTTGGTTGTCGAAGATCATCCTGAGAATCGACACAGATTAGTGCGACTCTTACAATCTGCTGGCTTTGAAGTCCTTGAAGCAGTCAATGGTCGTGAGGCAATCCTAATGAATGAGGATTGGAAACCACATCTAATCTGGATGGATTTGCACCTCCCTCTACTCAATGGCCTAGAAGCAGCTCAAAAGATTAAGGCAGATCTCCATCCTCCTGTGATTATTGCCTTAGCAACTCAAGCTTTTGCTGAGGATGAAGCACAGGCATTGGCTATGGGGTGTGATGACTCTGTGCGTAAACCCTATCAAGCATCTCAGATTTTTGACAAGATGGCCCAGCATTTGGGGATCACGTACCGATACAAAATCCTCAATCCATCCACTCCATCATCTAAGCCTATTCCCCTCACAGCTGAGAATCTCAAAAAAATGCCCCAATCATGGGTGCAGTGCCTTTATAAGGCTGCGATTCGGTTAGATGAAGAAATACTTGATAAGTTGCTTTTAGATATTCCAGATGAACACCAATCCCTAATATCTTCATTGGAGTCTTTAAAAATCAACTATCAATATGACATCATCACGGAGACAGCCCAGGCTGTACTGAGAGATTCATCAACAGGATAAATATGAATTCTTAAAGAGTCGTTTTTATATAAATTCTGTAGATTTTACAAGTTTTTGGGCAAGAATCTAGTACTAAGATTATTGCGAACCCAAAAGTTAGCATTCAAAAGTTCTGGGATAGATGAACAGGCTTTTTCTACTTGATGATGATCTATTGATTTGATAAAAATCACTATTTCGTTTTAAGGCAATAATCTTTGGGTACTTGGTCATCTGAGTGATGGCTATAGTGGGGAACAGATATATGACAAAGAAGATAATACTATCAAGTCATCTTAACTCAGACTTTCTGAATGCTAATAGCAGATTAGAAACTAAATTTTTGCTGAAGAACACTTTAGATCTAATAATTACTGCTTAGCTTTGATTTTTATTAAAAAATAAATATTCGAGTAGCATTCACTACAGTTATCAAGAAATTTACATTTCTATAACAAGTCCAATATTTGTAAAGATTGTAAATCTTTACTCCTGAAGGGGAATTTTAAAATTAGTCTTAGATTTTTTATTCATTCTCTTCCCTACATATATTTATTGACTTTGATGAGGCATTAAACCTCAAAAAAGTATGGATTATTAGGTATTCATTCATAGAATTAGATAAGGTTGCTCTTTATGGTTTTTACTTCAACCATAACCGCTAGTGCTGATTCAAATAGCAATCAGTCGGGTTATTCCTATAAACAGTCCTACCCTCACAAGCTGAACCACTATCGATTTGAAGACTTCTTCTCTTTTAATCGTTCGGAAGGCACTATCGATGACTGGCATGAATCTCGCAATATTCTGGCGAGTGAAGATTTTATTGTGGCCCTGATCGAAGGTTTAGAACAGGAAGTCGGTAGTGCTTCAACGGTCGTGATGTATAACATCGGTCACGAATGGGGAAAGCAAGACGCGGTCTTTTTCCAAAACTGGTTTGAAGACCAATTCCAACAACCAGTGAAAAAATGCCGCCCTTCCCTGGCTTTAGAAGCCTGGTGGTGGCCTTTTACCAGTCAAGGCTGGGGCAATTGGGAAGTTGATTTGGATAACCAGCAAAACGGTTTTATGTTTATCAACATTTTCGATTCTGCGGTTGCTCGAACATTGGGGGATGTCGGAAAGCCTGTTTGCCATATCTATGCGGGATTATTTGCTGGCTTCTTTAGTCATCTGGTTCAAAAAGACCTTGGTTGCATTGAAACCCAATGCTATGCCATGGGTGAAACCTACTGCAAGTTCTTGCTGGGTAAACAAGATCGTATTGATGCTGCCGCATTCTGGCAAAACGAAGGGGCCACAGCTCGGGATATCGAAACCAAACTTCAGGGTGGAGAATACCTAGCATGAGCGAGCCCCATAGCTGGAAATATCTAACCGTTCGTGAATTCTTAGAAGGATACAACTGGTCCGGACAATCCATTCTCCAAGCTGATCCTATCCTTGAGGCAAGTGAGTCTATTGCGTGGCAACGTCAGACAGTCCAGACATTTTTCAGCCAATTCAACTGGACAGGACGCCTGGTAGAGAAACCAACGATGGCTGCTACCGCTCCATCTTTCTCTACACGTTTAAATGTGCAGGCGTTTTTTCAGCATTTTATCTGGGAGGGGCAACCTAATATTGCAGCGATGCCCAGCATTCCCCCATCATCCCCAATTACCCTTGAGGATGATCTGAATCTAAATGACTTCTCCGATATGTTTTGAGGATTACCATGCAATCGAACTTTGAAGATTATCTGCGAGCCGCAGAGGATCATTACCTACAGATACCAGAAATAAATGGCTTCAAACAGCAAGTGGTTGCCCTTCAAGACCGCCTAGACCTCTATGAAACCCTACGGGATCAAGAACTGATTATTTTTCAGGCCATTGCCGATCAGTTAAACAAGGAGACCTTCTCTAATTCCCAATCAGAACAAGAGAAGGTGTTTACCCACTGGATGTCGGTGTTGCGCTATAGCGCCATGGCCATGCTCACGGATCAACCTCAAACCCTTACCATCCAACTGAGCTGGTTCAAGGATGTGGTTGGTGGTAGTAAATTTACCGCTCTGCATAAAAGCATCAGTGAGCTGCTAAACCTGAGTTTGAGTTCCGTCTTATCGGAGAGCCAACTTGTCTTGCTTGAGCCATTTTTGACAGAGGCAAATCGCGCTCTGGTCAGCCAAAGCAGCCCCGAATTAGCACTGTTGAGTTAAGGACCAGAGGAAAATATGATTGCTGTTGAAGAATTAATTGGTCAAAACCACATCCCAGGTAATTTCTTTGCCCCCGAAGTCTATGTCCAAGGAGATACCGAACTAGGGCTCATCGAAAACCGGAATCGATCCCGCCTCATTGCCCTCCCGGACACCCTACTCAAATCTCTATACAGTAGCTTAGAACATGAGGTCGGCCCCGCTGCCGATTTAGTGATGCAGCAATGTGGCCGTTGGTGGGGCAAGAATTTCTATCGCCGATTTGCATCAGAAGTCAGCGACTACTATGGAAAGTCCCTGGCAGAGATGGAAATGGTGGAGTTCTTACAGACGTTCAAGGAATGTTGGAAAACCTATGGCTGGGGACTGATCGATTTTGATTTCAGTCACTACAACCAAGGCTTTTTAGTAATCACGACTCAGCATTCTGCGTTCGCCCAAGCACGGGAAGCGGGCAAGAAACCCTCTTGCTTCGTTGAAACGGGACTGCTGAGTAGCTTTTTCAGCCAACTGACAGGTCGAGAGTTGGACTGTATACAAACCTCTTGTGAGTCGATGAAAGCTGATTGCAATCGCTTTATTTTGGG encodes:
- a CDS encoding response regulator, which gives rise to MSKPFVLCIDDEDTVLESLKIELRKSIGQECIIETAQGGEEALEILEELLEDNFELAVAISDYIMPGRKGDEVLKEIHEKSPQTITVMLTAQESTLQPIVGYLGDHRTLLVIDDHRENRAVFQSLLAQLDFKIVEATNGEDGLRQLQACQPDAVILDLDRPVMDGFEFLQHLRNDPTWKAYRSTPVIVSSASVGQSDQQMALDKGGDAFLAKPVDAQALFQVLAEQMKLDWVFEDQLGESAELVPIAGEVVLPSRQILKTLLTFAQLDNINDLREHLDRLIEKDDRYFTFADPILQLAKQYRTEEIETLLQEYLALEQTNGE
- a CDS encoding V4R domain-containing protein, encoding MVFTSTITASADSNSNQSGYSYKQSYPHKLNHYRFEDFFSFNRSEGTIDDWHESRNILASEDFIVALIEGLEQEVGSASTVVMYNIGHEWGKQDAVFFQNWFEDQFQQPVKKCRPSLALEAWWWPFTSQGWGNWEVDLDNQQNGFMFINIFDSAVARTLGDVGKPVCHIYAGLFAGFFSHLVQKDLGCIETQCYAMGETYCKFLLGKQDRIDAAAFWQNEGATARDIETKLQGGEYLA
- a CDS encoding response regulator; this encodes MENSTEILVVDDTPANLEVISDTLSSAGYHVAAVINGERALKRLQTHPPALILLDIQMPVMDGFETCRQIKANPTTIDIPILFITARTDTKSILQGFEVGAVDYISKPFQEAELLARVNTHLQLRHVNQLYDFERQKVDQLHQLNQQVQAINIHLEEQIKERTLELHHSTAIAKQQAALTDTLSKLQKTQDLDTFFQTTTQEAQRLLDVKPVAFYQFDENWGGSFIDEFRAVKPEWVKIVYSSRQACKDAYLAKLLAHSQKQAASLKQAKNEAEQAKRAKRVFLANMSHELRTPLNCVIGFSQLLLRDHHLTHEQKNRLTRISRSGEHLLSLIDEVLTMAKIEAGDDEVVPKDVNLKSLCAGLHNRFLQQAESKGLQLHIHYEADVPEYIKTDAKKLKQVLTHLLDNALNFTKHGRVELFIQKQDLIPVSQSNDLHFTVKDTGSGIPKDLMRKIFKPFEQNSLTRDIHGGTGVGLSICKKFVQLLGGEITLKSQEGQGTSVHFSIQTEPGKPASELNTQQQQVIGISPDQLSFRILVVEDHPENRHRLVRLLQSAGFEVLEAVNGREAILMNEDWKPHLIWMDLHLPLLNGLEAAQKIKADLHPPVIIALATQAFAEDEAQALAMGCDDSVRKPYQASQIFDKMAQHLGITYRYKILNPSTPSSKPIPLTAENLKKMPQSWVQCLYKAAIRLDEEILDKLLLDIPDEHQSLISSLESLKINYQYDIITETAQAVLRDSSTG
- a CDS encoding V4R domain-containing protein, with the protein product MIAVEELIGQNHIPGNFFAPEVYVQGDTELGLIENRNRSRLIALPDTLLKSLYSSLEHEVGPAADLVMQQCGRWWGKNFYRRFASEVSDYYGKSLAEMEMVEFLQTFKECWKTYGWGLIDFDFSHYNQGFLVITTQHSAFAQAREAGKKPSCFVETGLLSSFFSQLTGRELDCIQTSCESMKADCNRFILGLPERIKMAQAWLEEAQDHDTILVRLCNSQPRDAA